From one Coffea eugenioides isolate CCC68of chromosome 11, Ceug_1.0, whole genome shotgun sequence genomic stretch:
- the LOC113754073 gene encoding serine carboxypeptidase-like 35 isoform X1 yields MAVFWYTLLFSCVALVHVLPETVGADKSQREREADKVVYLPGQPLEQFGFQHFAGYIKLRPNDEKALFYWFFEAQNDVSHRPLVLWLNGGHTGHKANEGRKKREEKGEGPGCSSVAYGAMQELGPFLVRNKGQLIYNKYSWNKVANILFLEAPVGVGFSYSNKSGDTEKLGDSITAEDSHAFLIGWFKRFPNFRLHDFYIAGESYAGHYVPQLANLIHEKNKGAKKGYSINLKGILMGNAVINDPTDQPGLIDYAWTHAIISDQLHRNIYKDCDFKSNISTSQCTMHIRGFLEAYSGIDIYNIYAPVCLSSLNKAAQKLIVAPRFFTQHDLWHKLPSGYDPCTEDYVEAYLNREDVQKALHANLTKLSYPYTPCSNIIRKWNDAPDTVLPIIRKLLNTGLRVWVFSGDTDGRVPVTSTRYSINEMGLKVKEEWRAWYHKQQVAGWVGTYVEGGLTFLTVRGAGHQVPMFAPDQSLSLFSHFLSNTPLPSSHH; encoded by the exons ATGGCTGTTTTTTGGTACACTTTGTTGTTTAGCTGCGTGGCATTGGTACATGTGTTACCGGAGACTGTGGGAGCAGATAAGTCCCAAAGAGAAAGAGAAGCTGACAAAGTTGTATACTTGCCAGGGCAACCACTTGAGCAGTTTGGTTTCCAGCACTTTGCTGGTTACATCAAACTCCGGCCAAACGATGAGAAGGCACTTTTTTACTGGTTTTTTGAAGCCCAAAATGATGTTTCTCATAGGCCTCTAGTTCTTTGGCTAAATGGAG GACACACAGGACACAAAGCGAATGAGgggaggaaaaaaagagaagagaaaggaGAAG GACCAGGATGCTCTTCTGTTGCTTATGGTGCTATGCAAGAACTTGGTCCCTTTCTTGTCCGGAACAAGGGACAGCTTATTTACAACAAATACTCTTGGAATAAGG TTGCAAATATTCTCTTTCTGGAAGCACCTGTGGGGGTGGGCTTTTCATATTCAAACAAGTCAGGGGACACAGAGAAGCTCGGTGACTCAATTACAGCTGAAGATTCTCATGCATTTCTGATCGGATGGTTCAAAAGATTCCCCAACTTTAGGCTTCACGATTTCTACATTGCCGGAGAGAGCTATGCTG GTCACTATGTTCCTCAGCTCGCCAATCTTATTCATGAAAAGAATAAAGGAGCTAAGAAAGGATATTCAATTAATCTGAAGGGAATACTG ATGGGAAATGCAGTAATCAATGACCCAACTGATCAACCAGGTTTAATCGATTATGCTTGGACTCATGCAATTATCTCCGACCAACTCCACCGGAACATATACAAAGATTGTGATTTCAAAAGCAACATTTCGACCAGTCAATGTACTATGCATATTAGAGGTTTTTTAGAAGCTTATTCAGGCATAGACATTTACAACATCTATGCTCCCGTTTGCCTCAGTTCCTTGAACAAGGCTGCTCAAAAACTCATCGTGGCACCTCGATTTTTCACTCAACAT GATCTTTGGCACAAATTGCCATCGGGCTACGATCCGTGTACCGAAGATTACGTTGAGGCGTATCTCAACAGAGAAGATGTTCAGAAGGCCCTGCATGCCAACCTCACCAAATTGTCCTATCCCTATACCCCATGCAG CAATATAATTCGAAAGTGGAATGACGCTCCGGACACTGTATTACCCATCATTAGGAAGCTTTTAAATACTGGATTGCGTGTTTGGGTGTTCAG TGGCGATACAGATGGAAGAGTGCCAGTAACATCAACAAGGTACAGCATCAATGAGATGGGATTGAAGGTAAAAGAAGAATGGAGAGCCTGGTACCACAAGCAGCAAGTGGCAGGGTGGGTGGGGACCTATGTGGAGGGTGGTCTCACTTTCCTGACTGTGAGAGGAGCGGGTCACCAAGTCCCGATGTTCGCACCTGACCAATCCCTTTCTCTCTTCTCCCATTTTCTTTCGAACACCCCTTTGCCATCTTCACATCACTAA
- the LOC113754073 gene encoding serine carboxypeptidase-like 35 isoform X2 → MAVFWYTLLFSCVALVHVLPETVGADKSQREREADKVVYLPGQPLEQFGFQHFAGYIKLRPNDEKALFYWFFEAQNDVSHRPLVLWLNGGPGCSSVAYGAMQELGPFLVRNKGQLIYNKYSWNKVANILFLEAPVGVGFSYSNKSGDTEKLGDSITAEDSHAFLIGWFKRFPNFRLHDFYIAGESYAGHYVPQLANLIHEKNKGAKKGYSINLKGILMGNAVINDPTDQPGLIDYAWTHAIISDQLHRNIYKDCDFKSNISTSQCTMHIRGFLEAYSGIDIYNIYAPVCLSSLNKAAQKLIVAPRFFTQHDLWHKLPSGYDPCTEDYVEAYLNREDVQKALHANLTKLSYPYTPCSNIIRKWNDAPDTVLPIIRKLLNTGLRVWVFSGDTDGRVPVTSTRYSINEMGLKVKEEWRAWYHKQQVAGWVGTYVEGGLTFLTVRGAGHQVPMFAPDQSLSLFSHFLSNTPLPSSHH, encoded by the exons ATGGCTGTTTTTTGGTACACTTTGTTGTTTAGCTGCGTGGCATTGGTACATGTGTTACCGGAGACTGTGGGAGCAGATAAGTCCCAAAGAGAAAGAGAAGCTGACAAAGTTGTATACTTGCCAGGGCAACCACTTGAGCAGTTTGGTTTCCAGCACTTTGCTGGTTACATCAAACTCCGGCCAAACGATGAGAAGGCACTTTTTTACTGGTTTTTTGAAGCCCAAAATGATGTTTCTCATAGGCCTCTAGTTCTTTGGCTAAATGGAG GACCAGGATGCTCTTCTGTTGCTTATGGTGCTATGCAAGAACTTGGTCCCTTTCTTGTCCGGAACAAGGGACAGCTTATTTACAACAAATACTCTTGGAATAAGG TTGCAAATATTCTCTTTCTGGAAGCACCTGTGGGGGTGGGCTTTTCATATTCAAACAAGTCAGGGGACACAGAGAAGCTCGGTGACTCAATTACAGCTGAAGATTCTCATGCATTTCTGATCGGATGGTTCAAAAGATTCCCCAACTTTAGGCTTCACGATTTCTACATTGCCGGAGAGAGCTATGCTG GTCACTATGTTCCTCAGCTCGCCAATCTTATTCATGAAAAGAATAAAGGAGCTAAGAAAGGATATTCAATTAATCTGAAGGGAATACTG ATGGGAAATGCAGTAATCAATGACCCAACTGATCAACCAGGTTTAATCGATTATGCTTGGACTCATGCAATTATCTCCGACCAACTCCACCGGAACATATACAAAGATTGTGATTTCAAAAGCAACATTTCGACCAGTCAATGTACTATGCATATTAGAGGTTTTTTAGAAGCTTATTCAGGCATAGACATTTACAACATCTATGCTCCCGTTTGCCTCAGTTCCTTGAACAAGGCTGCTCAAAAACTCATCGTGGCACCTCGATTTTTCACTCAACAT GATCTTTGGCACAAATTGCCATCGGGCTACGATCCGTGTACCGAAGATTACGTTGAGGCGTATCTCAACAGAGAAGATGTTCAGAAGGCCCTGCATGCCAACCTCACCAAATTGTCCTATCCCTATACCCCATGCAG CAATATAATTCGAAAGTGGAATGACGCTCCGGACACTGTATTACCCATCATTAGGAAGCTTTTAAATACTGGATTGCGTGTTTGGGTGTTCAG TGGCGATACAGATGGAAGAGTGCCAGTAACATCAACAAGGTACAGCATCAATGAGATGGGATTGAAGGTAAAAGAAGAATGGAGAGCCTGGTACCACAAGCAGCAAGTGGCAGGGTGGGTGGGGACCTATGTGGAGGGTGGTCTCACTTTCCTGACTGTGAGAGGAGCGGGTCACCAAGTCCCGATGTTCGCACCTGACCAATCCCTTTCTCTCTTCTCCCATTTTCTTTCGAACACCCCTTTGCCATCTTCACATCACTAA
- the LOC113754073 gene encoding serine carboxypeptidase-like 35 isoform X3 encodes MAVFWYTLLFSCVALVHVLPETVGADKSQREREADKVVYLPGQPLEQFGFQHFAGYIKLRPNDEKALFYWFFEAQNDVSHRPLVLWLNGGHTGHKANEGRKKREEKGEGPGCSSVAYGAMQELGPFLVRNKGQLIYNKYSWNKVANILFLEAPVGVGFSYSNKSGDTEKLGDSITAEDSHAFLIGWFKRFPNFRLHDFYIAGESYAGHYVPQLANLIHEKNKGAKKGYSINLKGILMGNAVINDPTDQPGLIDYAWTHAIISDQLHRNIYKDCDFKSNISTSQCTMHIRGFLEAYSGIDIYNIYAPVCLSSLNKAAQKLIVAPRFFTQHDLWHKLPSGYDPCTEDYVEAYLNREDVQKALHANLTKLSYPYTPCSGDTDGRVPVTSTRYSINEMGLKVKEEWRAWYHKQQVAGWVGTYVEGGLTFLTVRGAGHQVPMFAPDQSLSLFSHFLSNTPLPSSHH; translated from the exons ATGGCTGTTTTTTGGTACACTTTGTTGTTTAGCTGCGTGGCATTGGTACATGTGTTACCGGAGACTGTGGGAGCAGATAAGTCCCAAAGAGAAAGAGAAGCTGACAAAGTTGTATACTTGCCAGGGCAACCACTTGAGCAGTTTGGTTTCCAGCACTTTGCTGGTTACATCAAACTCCGGCCAAACGATGAGAAGGCACTTTTTTACTGGTTTTTTGAAGCCCAAAATGATGTTTCTCATAGGCCTCTAGTTCTTTGGCTAAATGGAG GACACACAGGACACAAAGCGAATGAGgggaggaaaaaaagagaagagaaaggaGAAG GACCAGGATGCTCTTCTGTTGCTTATGGTGCTATGCAAGAACTTGGTCCCTTTCTTGTCCGGAACAAGGGACAGCTTATTTACAACAAATACTCTTGGAATAAGG TTGCAAATATTCTCTTTCTGGAAGCACCTGTGGGGGTGGGCTTTTCATATTCAAACAAGTCAGGGGACACAGAGAAGCTCGGTGACTCAATTACAGCTGAAGATTCTCATGCATTTCTGATCGGATGGTTCAAAAGATTCCCCAACTTTAGGCTTCACGATTTCTACATTGCCGGAGAGAGCTATGCTG GTCACTATGTTCCTCAGCTCGCCAATCTTATTCATGAAAAGAATAAAGGAGCTAAGAAAGGATATTCAATTAATCTGAAGGGAATACTG ATGGGAAATGCAGTAATCAATGACCCAACTGATCAACCAGGTTTAATCGATTATGCTTGGACTCATGCAATTATCTCCGACCAACTCCACCGGAACATATACAAAGATTGTGATTTCAAAAGCAACATTTCGACCAGTCAATGTACTATGCATATTAGAGGTTTTTTAGAAGCTTATTCAGGCATAGACATTTACAACATCTATGCTCCCGTTTGCCTCAGTTCCTTGAACAAGGCTGCTCAAAAACTCATCGTGGCACCTCGATTTTTCACTCAACAT GATCTTTGGCACAAATTGCCATCGGGCTACGATCCGTGTACCGAAGATTACGTTGAGGCGTATCTCAACAGAGAAGATGTTCAGAAGGCCCTGCATGCCAACCTCACCAAATTGTCCTATCCCTATACCCCATGCAG TGGCGATACAGATGGAAGAGTGCCAGTAACATCAACAAGGTACAGCATCAATGAGATGGGATTGAAGGTAAAAGAAGAATGGAGAGCCTGGTACCACAAGCAGCAAGTGGCAGGGTGGGTGGGGACCTATGTGGAGGGTGGTCTCACTTTCCTGACTGTGAGAGGAGCGGGTCACCAAGTCCCGATGTTCGCACCTGACCAATCCCTTTCTCTCTTCTCCCATTTTCTTTCGAACACCCCTTTGCCATCTTCACATCACTAA